The following is a genomic window from Sphingobacterium spiritivorum.
AACGGTAAACCTCTTGTAAAGAATCAAAATACCTATACTATTTCTTTAAAAGCAGATGAAAGTATAGAATTGCTGCCTGCAGCATTGTAACAGATGTATCAGGCTGTCCAGAAGCGAGCTCAGGCTTTCTCTTTCTCATTTTAGTATTTATTGTATATTTTTAACAAATGAATCTCAAACCTATACTTTTCACCTTATTATGCCTGCTTTGTACAGCAGGATATGCGCAACAAAAACCCAATATTATTTTTGTTCTGACAGATGATCTGGGCTATTCAGACTTAGGCTGTTATGGAAATCCGAGTATATCGACTCCTTTTTTAGATAAAATGGCCGCCAAAGGAGTGCGTGCTACAGATTATATGGTAACGAGTCCTTCCTGTACACCTTCCCGCGCCTCTCTGCTGACGGGGCGGTATGCATCCCGTTATAATCTGCCTGATCCTATAGGTCCGGGTGCCAAAAACGGCCTACCTGCACAGGAAGTGACTATTGCAGAAATGTTAAAGGAAAAAGGATATCATACTGCTTTGATTGGCAAATGGCATCTGGGCGATCATGGAGAATACCTCCCTAATAAGCAGGGCTTTGATTATTTCTATGGTATGCTCTACAGTCATGACTACAGAGATCCGTATGTCAAAACCGATACAACCATCAAAATATTCAGAAATCAGACTCCTGTTGTTACCCGGCCTGCAGACTCCGCACTTAGCCGGATTTATACAGAAGAAGTAAAACAATATATTAGCCAGCAAAAGAAAGGTGAACCTTTTTTCCTTTATTATGCTCACAATATGCCGCATCTTCCCGTTGCCTTTTCAGCCGAATCCGGGCGCATGAAAGACCTGCACTTTGCCGGTCCGTTAGGTGCAGTACTGGAAGATCTGGACAGACAGCTCGCTATTATGTGGGCCAGTCTGGAGGAACAGGGACTTGCGGACAACACGATTTTTATGTTTTCCAGTGACAACGGGCCCTGGATTGAATATCCTG
Proteins encoded in this region:
- a CDS encoding sulfatase-like hydrolase/transferase codes for the protein MNLKPILFTLLCLLCTAGYAQQKPNIIFVLTDDLGYSDLGCYGNPSISTPFLDKMAAKGVRATDYMVTSPSCTPSRASLLTGRYASRYNLPDPIGPGAKNGLPAQEVTIAEMLKEKGYHTALIGKWHLGDHGEYLPNKQGFDYFYGMLYSHDYRDPYVKTDTTIKIFRNQTPVVTRPADSALSRIYTEEVKQYISQQKKGEPFFLYYAHNMPHLPVAFSAESGRMKDLHFAGPLGAVLEDLDRQLAIMWASLEEQGLADNTIFMFSSDNGPWIEYPVRMSGDHKTKNWHVGTAGVFRGSKAQTYEGGVRVPFITYWKGHTPEGITLRNAISNVDILPTLAEWTGASVPASRTLDGQSIAALLTSKSENITADHRPIYLVNHGKVEAVRKGSWKYRELPAGVNNNSGKPYEAAKELFNISYDPSERTNVISEFPEKAQELKVLFDNFDASLDTYNTTKKSHK